The sequence CTCAACCGCCAGCGGAGGGTGAACAAGGCGCTGGGCGACATGATGCGCGACAAGGTCCACGCGATGGTGATCAAGGCGAGGGCGCCGGGGGAGTGAATGGAGCCTTCTCCCGTGAGGGAGAAGGATGTGGAGACTTGGCAGCTGGCTGCCTAGTCGTAACTGGATGAGGGTGTACCATCTCGAATTTTGTACACCCTCATCCAACTGCGCCTAATCCTTCGGATAAGGCTTCGTATCCTTCTCCCTCACGGGAGAAGGTAAGAACATTGCAGTGATAGGGGAGAGGTCGAACATGATCCGCAAAGTCAATCTGGCCGACGCCTTTGCCAGCTTCTCCGACCACTGGTCCCCGAAAATCGCGGGCGATATCAACGACGCGCAGGTGAAACTCGCCAAATTCGAGGGGAAGTTTGACTGGCATCATCATGACGAGGAAGACGAACTGTTTCTGGTGGTCAAGGGCACTATGCGCATGGGTTTGCGCACTGGCGATATTGATGTCGGGGAAGGGGAGCTTATCATCATCCCCAAGGGCGTCGAACATTCTCCGGAAGCGTTGGGTGGAGAATGCCATGTGCTGCTGCTCGAGCCGAAATCTATTCTCAACACCGGCAATGTGATAACAGAGAGAACCGTCGACGATCTGGAGCGGCTATGACCATCATTGCACAAACAATCATGCCAACGACCCATGATCTTGGCGAGTTTCAGGTCCGCCGGGTCTTACCGTCTAGGCACCGCCGGATGGTGGGGCCGTTTATCTTTGTCGATGAATTCGGTCCGGCGGTATTGCCGGAAGGACCGGGCATGGGCGTCCGTCCGCATCCGCATATCAATCTGGCAACGGTAACCTATTTGTTTGAAGGCGCAATCGATCATCGCGACAGTCTGGGCACGCATCAGACAATCCGGCCGGGCGAAGTCAATCTGATGACCGCGGGCAGGGGGATTGTCCATTCGGAGCGCTCGCCGGTGGAAACGCAGGACGAGAAGAAACCAATGTTCGGCATGCAGACCTGGCTGGCACTCCCCGATGGCAAGGAAGAGATCGATCCGGCGTTCGAGAATGTCGGCGTGGATGATTTGCCGCTGGTCGAGGATGGTGGCGCCAAGGCGCGGGTCATCATGGGGAGCCTTTGGGGGCAGACGGCGCCGACCACCTGTCACGCCGAGACGATTTATGCCGATATTCTGCTCTACGCCGGAGGCGCGATCCCGATTGATGCGGAGGCCGACGAACGGGCGGTGATGCTGGTCGATGGCGACGGCGCGCTGGATGGCGTACCGCTGGAGAAATATATGCTCTATGTGATTGCGCCGGGAGCGAACGTCTCGCTTTCGTCCCTCTCAGGCGGGCGGGCGATGCTGCTTGGTGGCGAGGCTTTTGATACGGAACGGCATGTCTGGTGGAATTTTGTCTCGTCGAGCAAGGAGCGGATCGAGCAGGCCAAGGCCGACTGGTTTGAAGGGCGCTTTCCGCTCGTTCCGGGTGATCCGGACGAATTTATTCCGCTGCCCGAGGGCAAGCCGAATACGGTTACGAATTGAGAAGCCCTCTCCCATAGGGAGAGGCAACAAGCCTTGGCAATTTATTGCCTTAGGCGCAGTCAGTGAGGGGTTTCGCCTTCTCGACAGTCGAACCCCTCACCGAGTTTCGCTAGTCAGCAAGCTGACAAGCTACACTTGCCTCTCCCTATGGGAGAGGGCAGTTTACGCTTTCCCGTTATTCCTCAAACCACTCGACCCACGCGCCATGGGCGTGCGCCCGGCCCAGCAGCGCCGGTTCCTCGCCGCCTGGCCAGTAGCGGATGATCAGTTCGTGGCTGAAGGTCTTGCGGTTGGTCTCCAGTGACATCCACGCCAGCGGTTTGTCCGGAGTTGCCGATTCTCCAGCTTTTTTCATCGCGATCGTGATCCGGTCCTTGGTGACCTGCGGCAGATATTGCCAGACGATCGAATGCATCAGCACCCGGGTGACGCCGCTTTGCTGGGGCTGGGTCAGCTGCTGTTCGGTCCAGTCCGCAGCATCGGCCCTGGCAACATCGGGCGGATCCTGTTTGGCCAGCGCGATGGAGGCCTCCATCCGCTCGAAGCGGGCGGGCATTTCCGGCCAGATATAGCCTTTGAGCCGGGCGGCGGTTTCATCGTCGGTGAGATCGATCGGATTCTGGTCGCAGCCGCGGGCGCTGACAATCTCGACCGGGGCCTGCGGGGGCGGCGGGCCGCGCCATTCAGGCCTGATCCGCATCGGCGAATCCTCCGGCCCGACCTGAACGCCGTTGAGATCATAATGATAGCGGCCCATCATCGTATTCACCCCGGCGCTGGCACCCAGTTCGAGCAGTTCGAATCGCGGGCCGACACGTCCGGACAGCCAGAGCAATCCGGCCATGAAACTGGCCGAGCGGCCGGATTCATTGGTCTGTGGCGGATTGTCGAACCAGGGCAGGAGATCGGCATCATGGTCGGCGACAACCTGTTCGACGAGGCGGTCGATGGCGTCTTGATCGGTGATCCGGCGCTCGTAAATATCTGCCAGTCGCGGTTCCTTGCCGCTGAGATAGAGATGATGCAGGCCGCCGGTGAGGCGCAGCGGCATTGCGTCTTCCAGCGGTTTTCCCGGCCACTGCGCGATCTTTTGCCCGCAGGCTGTCGGGCCGTCCATCAGCGGCAACTGGGCGATGATGATTGAGGCGGTGACCGGTGCATCGTTGCGCCGGCAATGTTCCGCCTGGCCGCGCATTCCCTGTGCGATATCTTCGAGGTCCAAAATGTCCATAACTCGTTGCCCTTTCATCTGCGAAGCCGTAAAGCCGCGGCCATCATGGCCAAACCACTAATCTTTGCAATTCCGAAAGGGAGGATTCTCGACGATGCCTTGCCGCTCCTGGAGCAGGCGGGAATTGTGCCAGAAGACGCCTTTTTTGACAAGTCCAACCGCAGTCTGCAATTCGCGACGAATCTGCCGCATATGTCGATCATCCGCGTGCGGGCCTTTGATGTTGCTACCTTTGTCGCCCATGGCGCGGCGCAGATCGGCATCGTCGGTTCCGATGTGATCGAGGAATTCGGCTATAGCGAACTTTACGCCCCGGTCGATCTGGGAATCGGACGCTGCCGCCTGTCGGTGGCGCAGCCGAAGGACGATGCGGAGCAACTGGGCAATATCTCGCATCTCCGGGTCGCGACCAAATATCCCAATCTCACCAGCCGCTATTTCGAGGGCAAGGGCATCCAGGCCGAATGCGTGAAGCTCAACGGCGCGATGGAACTGGCGCCTTCGCTCGGTCTGTCGCGGCATATCGTCGATCTGGTCGAATCCGGCAGCACGCTTAAAGCGAACAATCTGGTCGAAACCGACCGGATATTGGATATTTCCGGGCGGCTGGTCGTCAACCGCGCGGCCTTCAAGATGCGCAGCGCGGAGCTGACGCCGCTGGTCCAGAAATTCCGCGAACTGGCGGGACAGGTCTGATGGGGCCGGTTACAATATCTTATTCCTTCTCTTCGGAGGCGGGGATCAAGGGGTGGTGGCGATGCGTTAGCATCGCTCGCTTCAGCGACAAGCGGCACGGAACCACCCCAACCCCTCCTTTGAAAAGGAGGGGCTAAGATGGCTCTTAGACTTTCGATTTCGGATACTGGCTTCGATGCAGACTTCGACGCGCTGGTCAATGCGCGGCGCGAGGCGGATGCTGATGTTTCGGCGGATGTTCGGGCTATTATTCAGGATGTTCGGGATCACGGCGATGACGCTGTTGCGCGGCTGACCAGCAAGTTTGACCAACATGATCTGGAGCAGACCGGCTGGCGGGTGGACAAGGCCGAATCCGAAGCGGCATTGGAAGGTTTGGAAGCATCTTTGCGCGTGGCGCTGGAGCTGGCGGCCTTAAGAATTCGTGATTATCATGACGGCCAACTCCCTGAAAACAGGGATTATATGGACGATGCTGGCGTGCGCATCGGCGCGCGCTGGGGCGCGGTCGAGCGGGCGGGTATCTATATTCCCGGTGGCCGTGCGGCCTATCCCTCTTCGGTATTGATGAACGCGATTCCGGCCAAGGTTGCCGGTGTCGAGCATATCATCATGGTGACCCCTGCGCCCGGCGGCTATATCAATCCGCTGGTGCTGGCGGCGGCAGAACTGGCCGGCGTTGACGAAATCTGGCGCATTGGTGGCGCTCAGGCGGTGGCAGCGCTCGCTTATGGTACGGAAAAGATCAAATCTGTCGATGTCATAACCGGTCCCGGCAATGCCTGGGTCGCAGAAGCCAAGCGGCAGGTGTTCGGTGTCGTCGGTATCGATATGGTTGCCGGTCCCTCGGAGATTGTCGTGGTGGCCGATGGCAAGAATGATCCCGACTGGATCGCTGCCGACCTGCTCAGCCAGGCCGAACATGATCCGACCAGCCAGTCGATATTGTTCACAGATGATGAGAAGTTCGCTGATCAAGTTTCTGAGAAGATAGTCGAACAACTGGGCGTCCTCGCAACATCCGGAACCGCGACGACCAGCTGGAACGACAATGGCGCTATCATCGTCCTCGACCGGCTGGAGCAGGCAGTGCCGCTGGTCGACCGGCTGGCTGCCGAACATCTGGAGCTGGCGATCGATGAGCCGGATGCCATGTTTAAAAAGATCCGCCACGCCGGTTCGGTGTTCCTCGGACGCCACACACCCGAAGCCGTCGGTGACTATGTTGCCGGCCCCAATCATGTCTTGCCAACAGGCCGCCGGGCGCGTTTCTCGTCCGGTCTGTCGGTGACCGACTTCATGAAACGCACCAGCTTCATCCACTGCGATGAACAGGCTTTGCGCAATATCGGCCCCGCGGCGGTCGCGCTGGCCGAGGCAGAGGGCTTGCCAGCCCATGCCGCCAGCGTACAGAAGCGGCTTGATCCGCGCCGACATTCAAGAGAAAGAAAAGCCCATGACCATTTCCCTATATGATGCCGTAATCCCGAGTCAGCTGCAGATCATCGCCGCGGTCCGCAAGCTGGTCGACAAGGCCAAGGCCCATTGCGAGGAGCAGGGCACGGCGCCGGCAGAGCTTATCGGCGCGCGGTTGATCGAGGATATGCTTCCCTTTTCCTATCAGGTGAAATGCTGCCGCGAACATTCACTGGGCGCGATCGAAGCGGTACGGGAAGGCGTGTTCACACCGAGCCTCGCCCCGCCACCCGAAGACTGGGCGGGCCTGTACGAGAAGCTCGACGAAGCCAAGGCGGGGCTGGAAGCGATCAGCGAGGCCGAGATGGAAGGCTTCATCGGCCAGCATATGGAATTCCGCTTCAACGAAACGGTGATGCCTTTCACCGCCGAAAATTTCCTGCTGAGCTTCGCCCAGCCGAATTTCTATTTTCACGCCACAACCGCCTATGACGTGCTGCGCCAGCGCGGTTTCAAGATTGGCAAGGGTGACTTTCTCGGCATGCCGCGGATGAAAAGAGCATGACCGCAAAATCGACATCGCGATCTGCTGCCCGGCTCGCTGCGGTCCAGGCGCTGTTCCAGCATCAGATGGAAAAGACGCCGGTACCCAAGCTGCTCAAGGAATTTCACGACCACCGGCTCGGCAAGGAAATCGAGGATGATCAATATCATCCGGCCGAACGCGATTTTTTTGACGATCTTGTTATCGGCGTAACGTCGCGGATGGAAGAAATCGACCAGCTGGTCGCCTCGAAACTGGCCGCTGGCTGGACGCTCGGGCGTCTCGACAAGACGATGGTCCAGATCCTGCGCTGCGGCACATTTGAACTGGTCGCACAGGAAGACGTACCGATCGCAACGGTAATTGACGAATATCTGGACGTGGCCCATGCCTTCTTCAACAAAAAGGACGCCGGTTTTGTGAACGGGCTTCTGGATAGCATCGCGAAGCAGGTTCGGGGCTGACCTAGATCCCCCCGGCTGCCACGGGGGAGAATATGTCCTACTTTCTAGACCGGCTGGACCCGGCCTTCCGCGACATGATCGAGGCGGACGGGCCCTATCTTTTCGAGATATTGAAGAGCGATGTGGCCGCCGCTCGTGCGGGCCTCGACGCTCTGTTTGCCCAGATCGCGGCTGATCTGCCTGAATATGAGGGCCAGAAAGATGAATATCACATGCCGGGCCTGGAAGGCGATCCCGATGTCGCGGTGATCGAATATCGCGCGCGGGATCTTCTCTATCCGGACTGCCCGATCATCTGGCTGCACGGCGGCGGCTATGTGATGGGCAGCGCCGATGATCTGTCGGCGCAAGGCTATTCCTCTCTCGCCCCAGTGATCTCGGTCGACTACCGGATGGCGCCGGAACATCGCGCGCCGGCCGCGGCCCGGGACGTCTGCGCAGTGATCGAGCGGGTCGCGACAAACCGCAACCCGCGCAAGATCGTTCTGGCCGGACCGAGTGCCGGCGGCGGGCTCGCGGCGAGCGCGGCACTGATGAACCGCGACCGGGGTGGACCGGACATCGCGTTCCAGTTGCTGATCTACCCGATGCTGGATGACCAGCATGATACGGACTCCGGTCATATGGATATTCCGCCATCGACCTGGACGCGGGAAACCTCGCTGCATGCCTGGTCGCTCTACGCCGAGGAAGGCGGTGCCAGCCCTTATGCTGCGGCGGCGCGGGCAACGGATCTCGCCGGCTTGCCGCCCGCCTATATCATGTGCGGCGACCTCGATCTGTTTCTCGACGAAGATATTGATTATGCAAATCGCCTTCGTTCATCGGCTGTTCCGGTTGAGCTTGCTATCTACCCCGGCGCGCCGCACGGATTCAACGGATTTGCCCCTCAGGCAGCGGTCAGCAAGCGCGCCAACGCTTCCATCAGAATGGCACTGGAGCACGCTCTCTCTTGAACGAATTACAATTTATTGACCGGTTGAAGGCCATTACCACCCACCCGGCAGCCCGCGGGCTGGCCGACGATGTCGCGATGATGCCCTTCGGCCGGCACAAGCTGGTCATGACCCATGACATGATGGTTGAAGGCGTGCATTTTCTTCGCGACGCCGATCCCGCCGATGTCGCGTGGAAGCTGGTTGCGGTGAATCTCTCCGATCTCGCGGCCAAGGGCGCAAAGCCGCTCGGCCTGTTGCTCGGCTATGGCCGGACCGGCGGCGACGCGTGGGATACCGCCTTTGTCGACGGACTGAAGCAGGCAATCGACCGATTTTCCGTGCCGCTGCTCGGCGGCGACACCGTGGCGATGGGCGACAATGCGCCGCGCACCTTCGGGCTGACCGCGATTGGCGAGGCAAAGGGCCATATCGTACCCTCGCGCAGCAATGCCAGGCCGGGCCATGCCGTCTATGTCACCGGAAATATCGGCGATGCCTGGGCCGGGCTGCAGATCGCATCGGGGGCGCTGGAATCGCCGGATGCCGACGGCAGCGCGGCGCTGTTGCAAGCGCACCGGCGACCGACGCCGCGGCTGGAAGAGGGGCGGATTTTGTCCAATCTGGTCAGCAGCATGATGGATGTGTCCGACGGACTGTTGCTCGACGCATCGCGGATCGCCGAAGCAAGCGGCCTGAAAATTGAAATCGATCTGGCAGAACTGCCGCTCTCCGAACCGTTCCGCACGCTCGTTGGCGAAGACAGCGCAGCACGTCTCAAGGCGGCCACCGGTGGCGACGATTACCAGCTGCTGCTGACCGCGAGCCCGGAAACCGTCCTGTCGGTTCCACTAACCTGTGTCGGCATATGCCGGCCGGGATCAGGTGTCGCGCTGCACAGCCATGGCGAGCGGCTGGAATTGCCAGAGCAACTGGGATTTGTGCACGCCTGATCCGGGCGGATTCTATCACTTTCGATAGCGTGAAATGCCATACAATCAGGCCGTTAAATCAGGGCTTGCACCCTTTGCGATTCCCGCACTATACCTGTCGCGAAAGCACCCTGATCAATGGGGCGCTCGTGAAAAAAATAGGGGGGGATGCTCAGTAATGACTGTAGTCACCATTTCAATTTTATGTGGTTTCATAGCCATATTATACGGCTTTATCACCAGCCGCCAGGTGCTCAATGCACCGGCAGGCAACGAAAAAATGCAATCCATTGCCGGTGCTATCCAGGAAGGCGCACAAGCCTATCTGAACCGCCAATATCGCGCGATCGGTCTCGTCGGCATCGTCGTCGCGGTTCTGGTCTTCATCTTCCTCGGTCCGATTTCGACCGTCGGCTTTTTGCTAGGTGCCATTCTTTCGGGCGTCGCGGGCTATATCGGCATGAACATTTCGGTTCGCGCCAATGTCCGCACGGCACAGGGTGCCAGCGAAAGCCTGCAGACCGGGCTCACCGTCGCGTTTCGCGCCGGTGCGGTGACGGGCATGCTGGTGGCTGGACTTGCACTGCTGGCAATCTCGATCTTCTTCTACGTGCTGACCACCCAGATGGGCATGGCGGCCAATGACCGGACGGTTATTGACGCTCTGGTTGCTCTGGCCTTCGGCGCTTCGCTGATTTCGATCTTCGCGCGTTTGGGCGGCGGTATCTTCACCAAGGCTGCGGACGTCGGCGCCGATCTGGTCGGCAAGGTTGAAGCGGGCATCCCCGAGGATGACCCACGCAACCCTGCAACGATTGCGGATAATGTCGGCGACAATGTCGGTGACTGCGCCGGCATGGCCGCCGATCTGTTCGAGACCTATGTTGTGACCGTGGGTGCGACGATGGTGCTTCTGGCGCTGCTGTTTGGCGATCTCGTCGGCAGCGCGATGCTCTATGA comes from Sphingorhabdus sp. YGSMI21 and encodes:
- a CDS encoding cupin domain-containing protein — protein: MIRKVNLADAFASFSDHWSPKIAGDINDAQVKLAKFEGKFDWHHHDEEDELFLVVKGTMRMGLRTGDIDVGEGELIIIPKGVEHSPEALGGECHVLLLEPKSILNTGNVITERTVDDLERL
- a CDS encoding pirin family protein; the protein is MTIIAQTIMPTTHDLGEFQVRRVLPSRHRRMVGPFIFVDEFGPAVLPEGPGMGVRPHPHINLATVTYLFEGAIDHRDSLGTHQTIRPGEVNLMTAGRGIVHSERSPVETQDEKKPMFGMQTWLALPDGKEEIDPAFENVGVDDLPLVEDGGAKARVIMGSLWGQTAPTTCHAETIYADILLYAGGAIPIDAEADERAVMLVDGDGALDGVPLEKYMLYVIAPGANVSLSSLSGGRAMLLGGEAFDTERHVWWNFVSSSKERIEQAKADWFEGRFPLVPGDPDEFIPLPEGKPNTVTN
- a CDS encoding DUF2332 domain-containing protein, whose amino-acid sequence is MDILDLEDIAQGMRGQAEHCRRNDAPVTASIIIAQLPLMDGPTACGQKIAQWPGKPLEDAMPLRLTGGLHHLYLSGKEPRLADIYERRITDQDAIDRLVEQVVADHDADLLPWFDNPPQTNESGRSASFMAGLLWLSGRVGPRFELLELGASAGVNTMMGRYHYDLNGVQVGPEDSPMRIRPEWRGPPPPQAPVEIVSARGCDQNPIDLTDDETAARLKGYIWPEMPARFERMEASIALAKQDPPDVARADAADWTEQQLTQPQQSGVTRVLMHSIVWQYLPQVTKDRITIAMKKAGESATPDKPLAWMSLETNRKTFSHELIIRYWPGGEEPALLGRAHAHGAWVEWFEE
- the hisG gene encoding ATP phosphoribosyltransferase; amino-acid sequence: MAKPLIFAIPKGRILDDALPLLEQAGIVPEDAFFDKSNRSLQFATNLPHMSIIRVRAFDVATFVAHGAAQIGIVGSDVIEEFGYSELYAPVDLGIGRCRLSVAQPKDDAEQLGNISHLRVATKYPNLTSRYFEGKGIQAECVKLNGAMELAPSLGLSRHIVDLVESGSTLKANNLVETDRILDISGRLVVNRAAFKMRSAELTPLVQKFRELAGQV
- the hisD gene encoding histidinol dehydrogenase — protein: MALRLSISDTGFDADFDALVNARREADADVSADVRAIIQDVRDHGDDAVARLTSKFDQHDLEQTGWRVDKAESEAALEGLEASLRVALELAALRIRDYHDGQLPENRDYMDDAGVRIGARWGAVERAGIYIPGGRAAYPSSVLMNAIPAKVAGVEHIIMVTPAPGGYINPLVLAAAELAGVDEIWRIGGAQAVAALAYGTEKIKSVDVITGPGNAWVAEAKRQVFGVVGIDMVAGPSEIVVVADGKNDPDWIAADLLSQAEHDPTSQSILFTDDEKFADQVSEKIVEQLGVLATSGTATTSWNDNGAIIVLDRLEQAVPLVDRLAAEHLELAIDEPDAMFKKIRHAGSVFLGRHTPEAVGDYVAGPNHVLPTGRRARFSSGLSVTDFMKRTSFIHCDEQALRNIGPAAVALAEAEGLPAHAASVQKRLDPRRHSRERKAHDHFPI
- a CDS encoding DUF1993 domain-containing protein; translation: MTISLYDAVIPSQLQIIAAVRKLVDKAKAHCEEQGTAPAELIGARLIEDMLPFSYQVKCCREHSLGAIEAVREGVFTPSLAPPPEDWAGLYEKLDEAKAGLEAISEAEMEGFIGQHMEFRFNETVMPFTAENFLLSFAQPNFYFHATTAYDVLRQRGFKIGKGDFLGMPRMKRA
- the nusB gene encoding transcription antitermination factor NusB — translated: MTAKSTSRSAARLAAVQALFQHQMEKTPVPKLLKEFHDHRLGKEIEDDQYHPAERDFFDDLVIGVTSRMEEIDQLVASKLAAGWTLGRLDKTMVQILRCGTFELVAQEDVPIATVIDEYLDVAHAFFNKKDAGFVNGLLDSIAKQVRG
- a CDS encoding alpha/beta hydrolase; its protein translation is MSYFLDRLDPAFRDMIEADGPYLFEILKSDVAAARAGLDALFAQIAADLPEYEGQKDEYHMPGLEGDPDVAVIEYRARDLLYPDCPIIWLHGGGYVMGSADDLSAQGYSSLAPVISVDYRMAPEHRAPAAARDVCAVIERVATNRNPRKIVLAGPSAGGGLAASAALMNRDRGGPDIAFQLLIYPMLDDQHDTDSGHMDIPPSTWTRETSLHAWSLYAEEGGASPYAAAARATDLAGLPPAYIMCGDLDLFLDEDIDYANRLRSSAVPVELAIYPGAPHGFNGFAPQAAVSKRANASIRMALEHALS
- the thiL gene encoding thiamine-phosphate kinase translates to MNELQFIDRLKAITTHPAARGLADDVAMMPFGRHKLVMTHDMMVEGVHFLRDADPADVAWKLVAVNLSDLAAKGAKPLGLLLGYGRTGGDAWDTAFVDGLKQAIDRFSVPLLGGDTVAMGDNAPRTFGLTAIGEAKGHIVPSRSNARPGHAVYVTGNIGDAWAGLQIASGALESPDADGSAALLQAHRRPTPRLEEGRILSNLVSSMMDVSDGLLLDASRIAEASGLKIEIDLAELPLSEPFRTLVGEDSAARLKAATGGDDYQLLLTASPETVLSVPLTCVGICRPGSGVALHSHGERLELPEQLGFVHA